A stretch of DNA from Candidatus Neomarinimicrobiota bacterium:
GGAGATGATGATCAATACACCGGAGTCCTTCCTGGACAGGAACCAGGTACCGAAGTTCTTTATTGGGTCTCCGTAGAGTTTTCAACAGGTGATATTTACGAGAGCGAGGCTTCTTCTTATTCCATTTTTGAGGCAGTTGAACCCATGTTGTTTGTATATGATACGGATGATTTAGGCGTTGGAGTGGCCAAGTATTACTATAATGTGACTCTCGCTGACACCTTCTATAATAATTTTGATACCTGGGATCCAAAATTTGGACCCGTGACAATACAATTAATTAATAATTATGAATTGGTTTATCATGTAATGGGTAGCGGTCCATATAATGATCCTACAACTTATAGCACGATCTATGCTGACTGGCTATCACAGGGCACAGTTGAAGCGCCTCGTCGTCTGTTCATCACTGGTCAGGATTACGGTATAATCTCAGGCTTTGCTGATACGACATTCCCAGCAGGTGTTTTTGAGAACATGTATCTTGGTGTTGAAACTCTGGGACCCCAGGATATTGGTTATGACCCCTGGGGTTCAATTGCCGATCCTTATGCAGTTGACGCTGTTGCCGGTGATCCTTTAGCTGGACATCTCGCAGCATTTGAAGGAGATAGTCTGCAGTTGTATCATGACCCTTTTGGAGAACTGGGTTTTGGAAACTGGATCGATAATCTGACACCATCTTCAGGGACTGTATGTTTCACCGATCCCGGCATGAGTGATGCGGCCGTTGCTGTCTACAATGAAGGTCCCGGTTGGAAGACAGCCTTCTGGACAATTGATCCACTGGCATTAAGCTTTTATAGTCCAATAGATATTTCAAGTATGTACCATTGGGGTCTCAATGTTAATGGTGGTCCGGTCGCCGCAACCTTTGATTGGTTTGGTCCGCCAAACTACAGCACTGTTGGTCTTGAAGAAGGCATAGTTGTACCTGCTACTTCAAAACTGCAAGCCAACTATCCAAATCCCTTCAACCCGGTGACATCAATTGCTTATGAACTAGGTAATGCTGCAGATGTCAACATTACTGTTTACAACATGCTGGGGCAGGAGGTAGGCATATTGGTGGCTGATTTTCAAGCCGCTGGAGCTTACACCGTTCAGTGGAACGGAATTGATCACTCTGGTCATTCAGTAGCTTCAGGTCTGTATTTTTACATCATGCGGACTGAGGGATTTAGTGCAACGAAGAAGATGATGTTGCTCAAGTAATTCACCTGCCCGGGCTTTTAAGTCGGGGTTTAATTCAACAAACAAACAGGGGATTAAGATTTCCCATTGTCGTCTGGAGGACGTAGATGGGCTCAAAAAGTCTGGACTAAAGTCCTTCATATTTTAATGTTTCAAGACCCCCGCCCTAAAGGACGGGGTAATGAAAAGCCTAATTGTACCTCTGCGGTCTCAGTGATCTTTGCGGTTAAATATGCTTAAACAACTTTCCTGGTTTAGTGCCGATGCCTGAGTTCATCGAAGCTAGAGGAAGACTCTTCTTTGAGACCGGACATTTCGAGAACCTCAATGTCCTTGATCCTGGCTGGTGGAAGTGTGTTGCATTTATAAATATATCGAATTACCATCACGACATCATTTGCTAACAATGACCTGGAGGGGGCCTGTTGCAATTTCTGCTTAAAAGATTGGCACTATTCTCAGTTTTCAGCATGACTGTCTTCGCCCAGGACTTCGCCCTGTCTAATACGAATGGCCTCACTCTCAACAGTAATGTTGGTGGTTGGTCAGGTGATTACTTCTCAGAGCTGTACATACCTCCTGCTGATGGCCAGGCCAATTCAATTGAGTTTAATATGTCAGACCTACCTGAAGTTGAGGGTGGGAGTATGTCAGTTGCCATCTATGCCGCCAACTACCCCTGGGATGAGATCGATGAGGAGTTGATAGCGGACGAAGCACCTGGTTCCTGGCTGGGCTATTATGAGGATAACGGCATCTACGATATCGCTGGAAACAACTGGGTGTTTGGTGGGATCAATGATCTGGATGATGCTGATACCAGCTACCAGTATGATCCCCTGGGGGAGCAACTCTGGCCTGAAACTGGCATGGTCCAGATACCCGTCTACCCCAATGTTGATGACGAAGCCATGGTGACTCTCGACCTGGAAAACTCTGAATTTGGGCCTTTCAATTTTGAAAGGGACGAGGCATTTATCGTCGTTGTTAAACTTGGTGGTTTTGAGGTTCAATCAGACGGTCCTGAATATCGAGTTGGCTTTCTATCTGCCCATTCCACACATGACCCCCCACCCTGTTTGAAGTTTTACAATACGATCTCTGCACCAAATGGTCGCACGGGCATAAATGATTGGGGCTGGCATATTCGATCATATGTCTGGGACTGGTCAGTGTATGTAGGCTTTGTGTGTACACCCTATTTATTTATTCAACTAGAGGCCTTACCCACAACTCTTTCAACTGAGAACCGTCTTGTGAGTGTAGAAATATCAGACCAGAACCCTAGCGGTACAGACGATTTCCTTGATTCAGTTTCCCTGGTATATAAGGTGAATGATACCCCTGCAGAACCGATTGAGATGTCTGGTTCAAACAACGAGTATACCGCCTCAATTCCTGGTCAGAACCCAGAGAGCACAATTGAGTATTGGGTGGAAGTCATCGATATAGAAGGGGGTCAGCACACCAGTAATGTGGAGTCATATTATATCTTTGCTCCAGTTGAAGCAACACTTCTCGTTTATGATACGGACGATAATATGGGCGAAGAATGGCGCTATATGGAGGGTCTTGACTCATCATTTAGTCAGCACTATGATCTCTGGGAGGCCACCCTTGGGCCGGTTTCCAGCGAGCTGGTAATTAACTATTCAACTATTTATCATGTTATGGGCAGCGGACCCTTTAATGATGCAACAGGTTATGCCCACGTTTATCGTGGCTGGCTAGCTAGCGGGACAGTGGATAACCAGCACTGTCTCATGTTTAGTGGTCAGGATTATGGTGTGATCTCAGGTTTTGCAGACTCATCAATGAGTTCCAGCACTTTTGAAGGACGTTATCTTGGTGTTGAGACACTTGGACCGCAAGATATTAACTATGATGGAACTCCTGAATCTTATCTGGGGCCATATGCTGTTGATGCAGTGGCTGGTGATCAATTGACCGGGCAACTGGCATCCTTTGCGGGGAATAACCTACAATTATTCTATGAGCCCCACCGTGAGCTGGGATTCGACAATTGGATTGATAACCTTACTCCTTATCCCACGGCTACTGTTTGTCTCACCGATCCAAACCAGAATAACGCAGCTGTGGCTGTGTATAATTCGGGTCCCGGCTGGAAAACCTCGTTTTGGGCTCTGGACCCCCTTGGTTTGAATTATTACAATCCCGCAGACACCGTGAGCTCCTACACTTCAGCGGTTGATGCTGTGGGGAATCCTGTGGCAAATATCTTTGAGTGGTTTAGAGGAGCTATTACGATCACCTCTCTGGACGAACCTGAGATTCCAACTATGGCAAAACTGCATGCTGCCTACCCCAACCCATTCAATCCAGTGACAAGCATTGGGTATGAGTTGAATGGAGCCACTGATGTAAATATCACGGTTTACAATATGCTGGGACAGGAAGTGGCCACATTGGTTGCTGGTTTCCAGATTGCTGGCGCCTATACAGTTCAGTGGGGAGGTGTTGACCATGCTGGTCATTCAGTTTCTTCAGGGCTGTATTTCTACACCATGCGAACTGAGGGATTTTGTGCAACGAAGAAGATGATGTTGCTCAAATAAGGGTTTGAAACTTGGAACTTGTGACCTGTGACTTTCGACTTTCGACGAGCCTATACCTGTTAGCAGCGAGCGGATTTACGTTTTTTCCCTACTGCACCGCGGGTAATCACTTTGTTTACATATTCTGTAGCCAGGGGGACTTTGCAGGCGGTACTGCCCAACGTCACATCCACCGTGCCTATCTTTTCTCCAACTGCAAGAGCTTCGTCGGTGAGTGCTTCGATATAGGAGCCCACTGCGATAACAAATGAGTTCATGGCGAAGCGGACCCGATTCTGGGCGGAGTGGATCTGTTCACCCACCTGATGCAAAAGCTTGCGATACATCTCAATATCCAGCTCTTCATCTTTATGAATGGCTGCGTATGACGACAAGGTGCCCCAACCAGCATCGGCCACTCCTTCCAGATCGGATTCAATCCATTTGAGTCCCAGTTCAAACCCAAAAGGGGTTTCTGAAGCAACCCAGGGTACGGTATATTCGCTGAGATAATACCAATAGGCCTGATCAACCCATGTTTCCAACTGGGCCTTAGTGATCTTGGTTTCATCTGCCATGAGACCAGCCAGATACATAGCGTCTGAATTGCCTGTGGCGTATAACTCAAGTGAAAGCTCATGATTCTTTTTGGTCTTTTTCAGGATTTTCTTCAAATCAGCTACCTTCACACCAAAGAAGGGTTCCTTGGCCCCATGATTCATGAGTGTGTTTTTGGTTCGCTCATCTCCATAGGCTTCCAATTCTTTCATCACATCATTTATATCCATGAGGATTCTCCTGTATTTTTATTTAAGGACCTATTATGTCACTTATCTGTCAATATTTCCAGCCCTTTCTTCACCTGCCCGTCTTGATACGAGAAGACCTTCAGCATTGACAATTAACGCTCATCTATTAAAATAAGTGGTTCCCAATCAACCACCATCAAACAGCTCCTCCTCTGGGGGACGCTTAACTACAAGGAGAGAAGCATGAAATATTTAACCCTGCTGGTCTGTTGCCTGGCACTGTTAGGCTGTGAAGACGAGGCTGAAGACAAAGTTCTCAGCGATGAGGTTTTAGGTGACTGGAGCATCACCAACATGGGTGAGTATGCCAATGCCGATTGCTCCGGTGATCTGGACTATACCGGCTGGGCGCTGGCTATTGCTTTTGGCGTTAGCATGGATTACACCTTTAATGCAGATGGAACCGTTGACATTTCAACCTCTGCTTTTGGAATGACTGACACAGAAACCCTCACCTGGGAAGTCGACGGAGACCAGCTTTGCATAGAAGGTGAATGTGAGACCGTTGACCTTAGCGGAGACACTTTCACCATTGTTACCAGCACAGATGCCTATTGTGAGGACGCTGACGGTGAAGAAGTTGATGGTGTTGACATGACAGCCTGTGAAGCCGCTGGAAATGATTGGTATGCGGCTGCCTGTTACGAATTGACAGCCACAAGACAATAGCCCACATAAAGAATTATTTATTATCGCTTTAAGAGGTGATCGGCTGAGAGGTCGGTCACCTCTTTTGTATTTGCGCCCCACTGGCGACTGAGCCGGTCCAGAGATGGCCCCCATTAACTGGACATTTTGATAGGCTTTGCCTAAAGGCTACGACCTCAGAAGCAAGCTCAAAGTCCAAGACAGTAGATGCTCAGTTGATGTTGATCTTCACTGTTTTATCAATTTTGTTGGACGCCGTTCCCACATAGATCAGGTAGTCCCCTTTTTCCAGATTCCAGTCAGAGATGGATTCATCATAAAAGGCAAGATCGTTTACGTCGATTGATAATTGGACTGATGCATTTTTACCGCTGGTCAGGTGGATCTTCTGAAAAGCTTTCAGCTCCTTCTCGGCCCGTTCCACCTTTGAGTTTGTTTTCCCCACATAAATTTGAACCACTTCTGAGCCAGCAGTTTTGCCCGTATTGGAAACTTTGCAGGAAATATTGATGGTTCCACCTGCTTCATAGGATTTCTTATCGGTCTTTATATTGGAAAGCTTGAACGAGGTATATGACATCCCATATCCAAAGGCAAACAGGGGTTTGATATTCTGGGTATCATGCCAGCGATATCCAACCAGAATATCCTCTTTATAATACTGGTTTTTACCATCCCCGGGATAGGAAAGCTCACCAAAAGAATGAGCCGCATTATCGCTCAGCTTCACCGGGAATGAGAATGGCAGTTTCCCCGAGGGATTCACATCGCCACTGATAACATCAGCGATAGCGTGGCCCGCTTCACTACCCAGATACCAGGCCTGGATCAACCCCTTAACTTTGGGCAACCAGGGCATCTCAACGGCATTACCACTCACCAGAATGACACCAATATTCTTATTGGTTTTGATCAGTTTTGTCAAGAGCTCGTCCTGACCAAAATCCAGGGTCATATCCTGGCGATCCCCACCTTCACAGTCCTGTCCATGATTCTTATTGAGTCCACCGAAGAAGAGAACGATATCAGCTTTCGCTGCGATTTTGACAGCAGCTTTTTGCAGGGAGTCTGCATCCATGGTTGATGGGATGACACGACCATACTGGGAAGGACCTGCGGCATATCCCTGGGAGTGGAGAATGGTTGCCTTGCTAAATCTTTCCTGCAAACCCCGTAAGGGAGAAATTTCATCTTTGGGCTTTAATGCGGAAGAACCACCACCAGGTGTCATGGGTCGCGTGGCGTTTTCACCGATGACAGCGATGGTCATTTTCTTGTCTGGATTGATTGGGAAGAAGGATTTATCGTTTTTTAATAGAACGATTCCCTCTCCAGCAACTTTACGGGCCACCTCTATATGTTCCGGATTGTTCATTCTACCCAGGGGACGGTTAGACTTCATATTCGTACGAAACATCAATCGCAGAATTCGACGAACTTTGTCGTCCAGGACGTCCTCTTTCAGCTCATCATTTTGAATCATTTCACGAAATGGTTTGGCCAGGAAATAATAGTCATATGCGTTTTCACTTGAAGTCGTCAGGCCATCTGTGCCTGTGCCCATTTCAATATCAAGCCCAAACAGAGCTGCCTCTTTTGTATCGTGGGCAGAACCCCAGTCAGAAACCAGAACACCATCAAAACCCCATTCGCCTTTGAGAATACCGTTGATGAGCTGCTCATGATGGGTGGTGTGTTGTCCGCGAAACTGGTTATAGGCACCCATGACCGACCAAACCCCTGCTTCTGTCACAGCGGCCTTGTAGGCCGGGAGATAAATTTCATGCAGGGCACGATCACTGACTTCCACATTGATGTGTCCCCGCCACTGCTCCTGGTTGTTCAAGGCATAATGCTTCAGGCAGGCTGAGACGCCGTTTTGCTGAATCCCCTTGATATAGGGAACGACCATGGTGGCTGCCAGAAGGGGATCTTCTCCCATATACTCAAAGTTCCGACCGTTAAGAGGTGTGCGATAAATATTTACCCCAGGGCCTAGTAAAATGTCTTTTTTGCGATAACGAGCTTCCTCGCCGAGAGCGACTCCATATTGGCCAGCCAGCACAGGATTAAAGGTGGCGGCGAGACTGGTTAAAGCCGGAAAGGCGGTGATAGAGTCATTCGTCCAGCCTGCCGGGGACCAACTGTCCCAGCTAATTTCCTCCCTGACGCCATGGGGACCATCTGACATCCAGATCTCAGGAATGCCAAGACGTGGCACACCTGGCGAGCTGAATTTTGATTGGGCGTGGGTCATGGCGATTTTTTCGTCCAGGGTTAGTTGCTTGAGGATGTCCTCGATTTGGGCATCCATATCACTTGCCGTGAGTTGGACCCCTATTAAAAGGACCAGCAGAACAACAACGAATCTTCTCATGTGAATTCTCTCCCTGAAGCGTTTTTAGGCTGAAGGTTTCCTTACCATTTGCGCGACGGTTTCAATATGGGTGGTGTGGGGAAACATATCCACGGGCTGGACACTGACCAGTTCATAGTCTGTCTCGCAAAATAATTTCAAGTCTCTGGCCAGGGTGGAGGGATTGCAGGAGACATAGACCAACTTCTGGGGTCCAACTTTCAGTATATCATCCACTACCTTTTGATGGAGACCTGCGCGTGGGGGATCTACCACTATCACATCTGCTGGCTCAATGCGATCTACGTTTTGTGAAAGGACATCCTTGAGATCTCCCAGAATGAATTCCACATTTTCAAAGCCCTGGGCCTTGGCATTTCTACGGGCATTCTTTACCGAGCTGGCAATCAATTCAAAGCCGTACACTTTTTTGGCCTGCTTGGCCAGAAAGAGAGCGATGGTTCCCGTGCCGCAATACAGATCATAGACCACTTCCCCGCCTTTTAGGTCTGTTCCTTTCAGGGCTTCAGCATATAGCACTTCAGCTTGAAGGGTGTTGGTCTGGAAAAAGGAATTGGCAGAAATCTCAAATTCGGACTCGCCCAATCGATCGCTTATGTGACCAGGACCGTGGAGGAAAACCTCGGTTTCACCCACAGCAACATCAGACAATCTGGAGGTAATGCTATTAATCAGCGTGGTAATCTGTGGAAATTTGGACATAATGGTATTTTTGAAAATCTGCATATGTTCTTTTTCGTAGGTCTTGGTAACCAGATTTACCATGATCTCATCGGTGTGCTCGCCATAACGCAGGACCAGGTTCCGTGCCCAGCCCACATGGGTTTTATTATTGTAGGCTTCCCAGCCATGTTCCTTGGCAAAAGCGAATACAAAATTCATGATTTCATTCATGATGGGCTTTTGGAGATAACAGGTTTCGATATGGACAATCTTATCAAAGCGTCCCGGGATATGCTGACCCAGCCCCAGGGGCTCGTCCACATCATCGGGATGATTGCGCCAGGGACTTGGAGTAAATGTAAACTCCATTTTGTTTCGGTAGTGAAAGGCTGTCGGCGAGGGTAAAGCTGTGGGAACCTCAAAATCGATGAAGCCACCGACGCGTTGAACCAGGTCACGAACCTGTCGGGTCTTTTCCAGTAACTGATCATCATATTCCAGGTTCTGAAGACGACAACCACCACAGGTACCAAAGGCAGGGCACTTGGCTTCAATCTCGTTGGGGGCTTTTTTCAAAATCTCCAGGGGATAGGCTTCGGCAAAGCTCTTTTTCTTTTTAACAATACGGGCCAGAACTTTCTGTCCCGGAATGGTGCGTTCGACAAAGATGGCGAGTCCGTCTACCTTGGCAACACCCTTGCCGCCGAAGGCCAGGCTTTCAATTTCCAACTCAATACTGTCACCCTTTTTTACAACTCTCTGTTCTGCATCATTCATGTCGTAATTCCCATCTAGTTAATATCGTCGCAGGATAGACTACCATGGGTATTTCACCAAGGTGATTTATGGGTTAAAAAGGATATTCTATCAAGCATGAGAGAGCAGGCAGACCCTCCTTTTTGTCTTTGCGAGGGAAGTATGACCGAAGCAATCTCGGAGTTCTTGGGCAAATATGGTATGGAGATCGCCACGTCCTATCGCGAAGACTTGACAAGCACGACTTTGGACATTCAACAACAATCCGTCACCGTGAACCCGTCTAGGGGTGACTGACTATGGAAGGAGTACCTCGTCCACAATACCAACGATAACCGAGCGCAGGGGTGCATTAGAATCGCCCACAATTTGCCGGGCGCCATTGCCTTCATCCAACATGAGCACGGTTTCCCCCACGCCTGCATCAACCCTATCGATACAGATAAGATATTTCCCCGTGGGTTTCAGGTAGGCATCCAGTTTATCGACAACCAACAGACGTTTGCTATCGTAGAATTCATGATTAATAGTGGAGTGAATGGTTCCGCAGACTTTTCCCAGGATCATAAGCACTCCAAGATAAGTCTATGATTTTTCGTCATTGCGAGGAAGCCCGTCGACCAAGTCGGGGTGACGTGGCACTCTCGAGGCCGAGATCGCCGCGGTCGTTTCCCTCCCTCGAGATGACTATCAATGATTAACGCACTGATCGGTTGCATCGCCATTTTCTATGAGTCCTTCTGGATTTGGATGTCATCCACAATGCCGACCACAGCATGGTCTACAGGGACAAACCAGGGATCGCAGAGCAATGCCGCTTCACGGGAACTTTCATAATAGATCAACTCTCCAGGTCCACACATTCTGGTGGGGTCTGCTGCAACCATGGGTTCACCTTCAGGGACCTGATGTTTGTCCAGGGGTTGCACCATAAGCATGGGGACGCCCTCCAGACCATCATAAATCATAGCTGGCGTCAAGGTTCCAATGACTTTACCCAGGAGCATTATTCAGCTCCGGCTAATTTTGACAGATCAGATTTGGAAAAATAGGTGGAGGCATCGATCTGTTTGGCCAATTCTGGATCAATCAGGGGAATAATACTCTGGGACAGTATGTTTTCAGGATTCTCAACGGCTTTTTCTGAGATATTGATGGCCATTTCCACATCTTCCACCTTGCCAGCATAGATGGCAATGGATTTGCCACCGAGATCATCAGCCAATCGTAATTCAACCAGTTCAACCTCAGCGCCCTTCATGGCAGCATCTGAACTTTGGAGAATGGCAGCGACAGTGGACACTTCCATAACCGACAAGGCTTCTGACCCGCAGGTCAACCTCTTGCCCAAACAAGCCTGATAAACACTTTCGTGGATATCCGGAAGAAATACAGCATCAAGCAGATGGTCCTGACCTTTACTCATCCCTTTGGCAAATGCCATCCCTACTGAAGCCACACTACCACCAATGAGAATCAGATATTTACCGTTGTGAACGGTTCCTGACTTCAAAACGGCGATGGGAGCCTCTTTGAGCATGGCATCTGCAGTGAGAATACCAGCTGGAATACTGTCGAGCTCGATAAGAGCCAGTGCGTCTTGTGTTTTCATTAGACGATCCTGAAATTGTCAACCAGCACACAGCGGATGGGACGGGCAAAGGAATGAGGTCCTGTGAGTCCATCACCGGTGGGACTGGCGATTGAAAAAGAAGTATAGCCCTCACCGCCATAGCCTAAACCAGCCAGGGTGGGGCCATTTTTAACAAAGATGCTGCAACCCATTACCCGGGCCATACGACTCAGGTTATTGATGTTTTGTGAGTGGATGACTGCAGTATGACGGAAATTATGTTCAGCAGCTTTGGCCAGGTCAATAGCCTGGTCAACATTGGGGACTCTTGCCAGTGGCAGCACAGGCATCAGCTGTTCGGTCCAAATCAAAGGATGACCAACAGATACAGGCATAATAGCAATACGGACATCATCAGCTACCTGCATACCGATTTTGGAAAGGATATATTGAATATTTTTACCGATCATCTCTTTATTCATGACGCCGGGTTTGCGCATGCCATTGGTCTTCTCGAAGATCACTTTTTCCAGCTGATTGACTTCGTGAGATTTTAGTACAACTGCTCCATGACGGGGAAAAGCGGCCAGGAGTTGATCTGCTACAGACTCAACCACAAAGACTTCCTTCTCCAGTACACAAATGATTCCATTGTCCATACCGGCACCACGGACAATATCCCTGGCAGCCTGTTCAATATTGGCAGTTTCATCTACAACCACTGGAGGATTGCCCGGGCCGGCACAAAGAGCACGCTTACCGCTGGACATGGCGGCTTTAACGACTGCTTCTCCACCGGTTACAACCAGGAGATCCACGCCCTTGTGGTGCATGAGTTCATTGGCGCTCTGAATTGTTGGCGATGCTACTGTGGTTACCAAATTCGGCGGTCCACCAGCTTCAATGATGGCCTCATTGAGGAGTTCTACATTGAGTATACTGGTTTCCTTGGCCATGGGGTGAACATTAAAGACCACGCCATTTCCTGCAGCCAGCATGCCAATGGTATTGCAGATAATTGTGGAAGTAGGGTTGGTGCTTGGTGTGATTGAGCCAATAACACCATAAGGTGCCCACTCCGTCAAAGTCAGTCCCCGATCACCGGACAAAGCCTTAGGTATCAAGGCTTCAGGACCCTCTGTCTTTTCAGTGACCAGCTGGTTCTTAAGGATTTTGTCCTCAATACGACCCATACCGGTCTCTTGGTGGGCCTTCCGGGCCAGATCTTCACCATGGATCCGCATTTTGGCGCGGATGCTGGCAATGATGGTGACTCTTTGCTCCAAAGTCAGTTTGTTCAGGGCTTCATAAGCCACCCGGGTGGCCTTGACAGCAGCATCTACGGTGGTAAAGACACCATAATGGGTCTGCCCAGTCTGACCCAGGTCTGGAACCACGGGTGCATGCACGACATTCGGGCTCTGACTCGGGTTGAGTAGCGAGGCTACCTTATTTGCTATGAGGTCAACTTGACTATCTGTCAATTTCGACATGTCCTACCTCCGGTTTGTACAATTCCATCTAGTCAACACGTTTCGTCCTTCAGAAAGCAATTTCCGTTGGCGAGGAGCGCCAGCTAAATTGCTTTCATTCTTTGAAACCTGTTTGGCTTCGCGAAAACAGGTTTTTGTGACTCTGCAAGCTTCTAGAGCAGTTCGACAAGCTCAGTGCGACACCTCATATGACGAAACTCGTTTGATGCGTCTTCGCGAGGGAGTGAAACGACTGCGGCGATCTCGGGATCGAGATTGCCACACTCCGCCAGCCTGCGCGAAGCCGCTTCGGCATAGGCAGGCTCGCAATGACGATACAAGAAAAACCGGGGTGTTAATCATCCCGTCCTTTTTTGTATTTGAGTTTGCCATCGATCTCCCAATTGTCAACGATGGCCATGACCACTGCATCGCAGGGTCGGTTCTCGGTAACTTTGGTCTGACGGGCAGAACTTCCACTGGCATACAGAACCATTTCACCGGTTCCAGCACCCATGGCGTCTGCCGCAATGACAAATCCGCCCTTGGCCTTACCATCTATATCGACCTGTTGCAGGGTCAGAAACTTGAGTCCATCCATACTGGGCTCTTTCTGACTGGCCACAACGGTCCCAACAACTTTTGCCAGGATCATGGGATCACCCCTGACTTAGGATCTTTTGGCCAGTTCGGCTTTACCTTCTTTGTTGCGACCGAGAGGTAAAACTGCATCCACATTTGGGTGTGGACGGGCAATGATATGAACGGCAACGATTTCACCCACACGGGCAGCACCGGCACGACCAGCATCACAGGCTGCTTTCACGGCAGCAACATCACCACGGATCACGACGGTTACATAAC
This window harbors:
- a CDS encoding EutN/CcmL family microcompartment protein, whose amino-acid sequence is MLLGKVIGTLTPAMIYDGLEGVPMLMVQPLDKHQVPEGEPMVAADPTRMCGPGELIYYESSREAALLCDPWFVPVDHAVVGIVDDIQIQKDS
- a CDS encoding BMC domain-containing protein, with protein sequence MKTQDALALIELDSIPAGILTADAMLKEAPIAVLKSGTVHNGKYLILIGGSVASVGMAFAKGMSKGQDHLLDAVFLPDIHESVYQACLGKRLTCGSEALSVMEVSTVAAILQSSDAAMKGAEVELVELRLADDLGGKSIAIYAGKVEDVEMAINISEKAVENPENILSQSIIPLIDPELAKQIDASTYFSKSDLSKLAGAE
- a CDS encoding aldehyde dehydrogenase EutE; the encoded protein is MSKLTDSQVDLIANKVASLLNPSQSPNVVHAPVVPDLGQTGQTHYGVFTTVDAAVKATRVAYEALNKLTLEQRVTIIASIRAKMRIHGEDLARKAHQETGMGRIEDKILKNQLVTEKTEGPEALIPKALSGDRGLTLTEWAPYGVIGSITPSTNPTSTIICNTIGMLAAGNGVVFNVHPMAKETSILNVELLNEAIIEAGGPPNLVTTVASPTIQSANELMHHKGVDLLVVTGGEAVVKAAMSSGKRALCAGPGNPPVVVDETANIEQAARDIVRGAGMDNGIICVLEKEVFVVESVADQLLAAFPRHGAVVLKSHEVNQLEKVIFEKTNGMRKPGVMNKEMIGKNIQYILSKIGMQVADDVRIAIMPVSVGHPLIWTEQLMPVLPLARVPNVDQAIDLAKAAEHNFRHTAVIHSQNINNLSRMARVMGCSIFVKNGPTLAGLGYGGEGYTSFSIASPTGDGLTGPHSFARPIRCVLVDNFRIV
- a CDS encoding EutN/CcmL family microcompartment protein, translated to MILAKVVGTVVASQKEPSMDGLKFLTLQQVDIDGKAKGGFVIAADAMGAGTGEMVLYASGSSARQTKVTENRPCDAVVMAIVDNWEIDGKLKYKKGRDD
- a CDS encoding BMC domain-containing protein, whose protein sequence is MSDALGMLETRGYPAAVEAADAMVKAAKVELVEYEKTGGGYVTVVIRGDVAAVKAACDAGRAGAARVGEIVAVHIIARPHPNVDAVLPLGRNKEGKAELAKRS